A stretch of the Cryomorphaceae bacterium 1068 genome encodes the following:
- a CDS encoding OmpA family protein, giving the protein MARKLSLFTLGVMLLSQAFAQQDTISFSTPQKLPNSINSSAEEGLPILSSDLSTLYFARTFHPENAGGKYSGQDIWTSSLTNGEYTNAESVKSLNDEWSNAVVGITNDGMKLYLLNEMTTEEESIPGLSTSEYDEVEKTWSTPVAIEIPGLEILGTFYSAYVAPDESFILWTLPTSDVDSLGNDLYVSEKIGETWGTPTSLGAAINSTLNEISPFFDPVTELLFFSTNGRGTDDNYDIYYSKRVAQDWGNWTLPRKADFNSTAFDAYFFMATDSTAYFSSNRNDSLSNLYVTEVKIESLIEEIEEIVEEVADSLEVVDNTPKPKRDPVLIIEIDGEESKDRTIESLTREEMLDKNTVIRFVYFEYDKFNITAKYVEVLDDVAEVLDENQDIRVRIDGHTDAVASDAYNQTLSENRAASTKEWLVINGVEPDRIKTQGFGKSQPYASNLTEEGRSLNRRVEIFFERDN; this is encoded by the coding sequence ATGGCTAGAAAATTATCGCTTTTCACTTTAGGGGTAATGCTGCTTAGCCAAGCTTTTGCCCAGCAGGATACCATCAGTTTCAGCACTCCTCAGAAGCTGCCGAACTCTATCAACTCATCGGCTGAAGAAGGGCTGCCAATCTTGAGCAGCGACCTGAGCACCCTCTATTTTGCGCGGACATTTCATCCCGAGAACGCAGGCGGAAAATACTCGGGTCAGGATATCTGGACGTCTAGTCTTACAAATGGTGAATACACCAACGCCGAGTCGGTAAAATCGCTGAACGATGAATGGAGTAATGCCGTTGTAGGTATTACCAATGATGGAATGAAGCTCTATCTCTTAAATGAGATGACTACGGAAGAAGAATCCATTCCGGGTTTGTCGACCAGCGAATACGATGAGGTCGAGAAAACTTGGTCTACTCCCGTGGCGATTGAGATTCCCGGATTGGAAATACTCGGAACATTCTATAGCGCTTACGTGGCTCCCGATGAGTCTTTTATTCTTTGGACACTGCCCACCTCCGATGTGGATAGCTTGGGAAATGACCTTTACGTAAGTGAAAAAATCGGAGAGACGTGGGGAACACCGACGAGTTTGGGCGCCGCCATCAATAGTACGCTTAATGAAATCAGCCCCTTCTTTGATCCAGTGACCGAACTGTTGTTCTTTTCTACCAATGGGCGCGGAACTGACGATAATTACGATATCTACTACTCCAAACGCGTAGCACAAGATTGGGGGAACTGGACGTTACCCAGAAAGGCCGATTTCAACTCAACTGCTTTTGATGCGTATTTCTTCATGGCGACAGACAGTACGGCCTACTTTTCGAGCAATCGCAATGACTCTCTTTCAAATCTCTACGTGACTGAAGTGAAAATTGAATCACTCATTGAAGAAATTGAAGAAATCGTAGAGGAGGTGGCCGATAGTCTGGAAGTGGTTGATAATACTCCGAAGCCGAAAAGAGATCCAGTGCTTATCATTGAAATCGACGGAGAAGAATCGAAAGATAGAACGATAGAGTCTTTGACGAGAGAAGAGATGCTGGACAAAAATACAGTGATTCGATTCGTTTATTTTGAGTACGACAAGTTCAATATTACGGCGAAATATGTCGAAGTACTTGATGACGTTGCCGAGGTATTGGACGAGAATCAAGACATACGCGTGCGTATAGACGGACACACCGATGCGGTAGCTTCTGATGCGTATAATCAAACCCTGAGTGAAAATCGAGCCGCGTCTACCAAGGAGTGGTTGGTCATAAACGGTGTGGAACCGGACCGAATCAAAACACAAGGCTTTGGGAAAAGCCAACCTTATGCATCGAACTTGACGGAAGAAGGACGGTCATTAAATCGAAGGGTGGAGATCTTCTTTGAGAGGGATAACTAG